From one Trifolium pratense cultivar HEN17-A07 linkage group LG1, ARS_RC_1.1, whole genome shotgun sequence genomic stretch:
- the LOC123887940 gene encoding Golgi apparatus membrane protein-like protein ECHIDNA: MDPPNPAVIENYANPRTCFFHVLFKGAALAFYILSALFIDNFVIIFVVTVLLAALDFWVVKNVSGRILVGLRWWNEIDDLGESVWKFECLDQESLARMNKKDSWLFWWTLYLAAVAWIMLAIFSLIRLQADYLLVVGVCLTLSIANIVGFTKCKKDAKKQIQQYASQTIASRFSSTLQSAFSVV; this comes from the exons ATGGATCCTCCCAATCCG GCTGTAATTGAAAATTACGCAAATCCAAGGACTTGCTTCTTTCATGTTCTCTTCAAG GGTGCGGCGTTGGCGTTTTACATTCTATCGGCTCTTTTTATTGATAACTTTGTCATTATTTTTGTGGTGACTGTTCTACTTGCTGCTCTTGATTTTTGGGTAGTTAAGAATGTGAGTGGAAGAATTTTAGTTGGTTTGAGATGGTGGAATGAGATTGATGATCTTGGTGAGAGTGTTTGGAAATTTGAATGTCTAGACCAAGAG TCATTGGCCCGGATGAACAAGAAGGATTCATGGCTTTTCTGGTGGACCCTTTACCTTGCG GCAGTTGCATGGATTATGTTGGCTATATTCTCGCTCATAAGGCTTCAGGCTGATTATCTCCTTGTTGTAGGAGTTTGTTTGACCCTCAGCATTGCAAATATCGTTGGTTTTACCAAATGCAAAAAAG ATGCTAAGAAGCAGATTCAACAATATGCCTCTCAGACAATTGCCTCTCGGTTCTCATCTACCTTACAGTCAGCATTCAGTGTTGTCTGA
- the LOC123888042 gene encoding alkaline/neutral invertase A, mitochondrial-like: MNTITLIRNRAINSARKLLIDSKNSSIFGSLLPHHALPVPNDFLQPRFNLYHSKNHYPFRKLGFQHELGSVRKIFNPSSSNYATSRCFSLNSAKRGARIGFKVQNFSTSVETRVNDNSFEKIYIQGGLNVKPLVVESVHNDEESVVREEEEESVAEKQAWKLLKDAIVTYCGNPVGTVAANDPGDKLPLNYDQVFIRDFIPSALAFLLKGDSEIVKYFLLHTLQLQSWEKTVDCYSPGQGLMPASFKVRTVALEGDTREEVLDPDFGESAIGRVAPVDSGLWWIILLRAYGKITGDYSLQERVDVQTGLKMILKLCLTDGFDMFPSLLVTDGSCMIDRRMGIHGHPLEIQALFYSALRCSREMLAVTDGTNDLVRAINNRLSALSFHIRQYYWVDMKKINEIYRYKTEEYSMDAINKFNIYPEQIPFWVMDWIPEKGGYLIGNLQPAHMDFRFFTLGNLWSIISSLSTPRQNEAILNLIEAKWDDLVGHMPLKICYPALDNEEWRIITGSDPKNTPWSYHNGGSWPTLLWQFTLACMKMGRIDLAQKAVDLAEKRLPVDSWPEYYDTRSGKFIGKQARLYQTWTIAGFLTSKMLLKNPKMASMLFSEEDYDLLEICVCGLSKSGRKKCSRVAAKSQILV; encoded by the exons ATGAACACAATAACCCTAATTCGTAACCGCGCCATAAATTCCGCGCGTAAACTCCTCATTGATTCTAAGAATTCATCGATTTTTGGCTCCCTACTACCTCATCACGCTCTTCCTGTACCTAACGATTTTCTTCAACCACGTTTCAATCTTTACCACAGCAAAAATCACTACCCTTTTCGAAAACTAGGGTTTCAGCATGAATTGGGTAGTGTCCGGAAAATTTTCAATCCATCCTCTTCAAATTATGCAACTTCAAGGTGTTTTAGTTTAAATTCAGCAAAAAGGGGTGCAAGAATTGGATTCAAGGTTCAAAATTTCTCAACTTCTGTTGAGACACGTGTTAATGACAATAGTTTTGAGAAAATTTACATTCAGGGTGGGTTGAATGTGAAGCCATTAGTGGTGGAAAGTGTTCATAATGATGAAGAGAGTGTTgtaagagaagaagaagaagagagtgTTGCGGAAAAACAAGCTTGGAAGTTGTTGAAGGATGCTATTGTTACTTATTGTGGAAATCCTGTGGGGACGGTGGCTGCAAATGATCCTGGTGATAAGTTACCATTGAATTATGATCAAGTGTTTATTCGGGATTTTATTCCTTCCGCGCTTGCTTTCTTGCTTAAAGGTGATAGTGAGATTGTTAAGTACTTTCTTCTTCATACCTTGCAATTGCAG AGTTGGGAGAAAACTGTGGACTGCTACAGTCCAGGACAGGGCTTGATGCCTGCTAGTTTCAAAGTTAGAACCGTAGCTCTTGAAGGAGATACTCGTGAAGAAGTTTTAGATCCTGATTTTGGTGAATCAGCTATTGGTCGAGTTGCGCCTGTAGATTCAG GATTGTGGTGGATCATCCTGTTGCGGGCTTATGGGAAGATCACGGGTGACTACAGCTTGCAAGAAAGGGTTGATGTTCAAACAGGCTTGAAAATGATTCTCAAATTGTGTCTAACAGATGGTTTTGATATGTTTCCATCTCTGCTAGTCACTGACGGGTCTTGCATGATAGACAGGCGTATGGGCATTCATGGTCACCCTCTTGAAATCCAA GCATTATTTTACTCGGCTCTTCGCTGCTCGCGTGAAATGCTTGCTGTAACAGATGGAACCAATGATCTTGTTAGAGCCATTAACAACAGATTGAGTGCATTATCGTTCCACATTAGACAATATTATTGGGTGGATATGAAAAAGATTAATGAAATATACAGGTACAAAACTGAAGAGTACTCCATGGATGCCATCAACAAATTCAACATCTATCCAGAGCAAATTCCTTTCTGGGTAATGGACTGGATTCCAGAAAAAGGTGGATATCTAATTGGGAATCTGCAACCTGCTCACATGGATTTCCGGTTTTTCACGCTGGGAAATCTTTGGTCTATTATTTCGTCACTGAGCACCCCAAGACAGAACGAGGCTATTTTAAATCTGATAGAAGCAAAATGGGATGATCTCGTAGGGCATATGCCTCTTAAGATATGTTATCCTGCCTTGGATAATGAAGAGTGGCGGATAATTACTGGTAGCGACCCAAAGAATAC CCCTTGGTCATATCACAACGGTGGATCCTGGCCAACCCTTTTGTGGCAG TTCACATTGGCATGCATGAAAATGGGGAGAATTGATCTAGCCCAGAAAGCAGTTGATTTGGCTGAGAAAAGGCTGCCAGTTGATTCTTGGCCTGAATATTACGATACTCGTTCCGGGAAATTTATTGGTAAACAAGCCCGGCTGTATCAAACATGGACCATAGCTGGGTTCCTTACATCTAAGATGCTTTTGAAGAATCCAAAAATGGCATCCATGTTATTCAGTGAGGAGGATTATGATCTCCTTGAGATATGTGTTTGTGGTCTTAGCAAGAGTGGAAGGAAAAAATGCTCGCGTGTCGCTGCCAAGTCTCAGATTCTTGTATGA
- the LOC123888117 gene encoding putative pentatricopeptide repeat-containing protein At1g56570, translated as MACSRTLLSSTGFRPIPLSVHNSLHCIQLNTPFSPKDLTGLTTDLIKSYFDKGSIEEAHTLFDEMHHRDFIAWTAMITGYVSCNQYTRAWNVFSNMLRDGVKPNAFTVSSVLKACKGLKALSRGKSVHGLAIKIGTQGSSIYVDNALVDMYATCCDSMDDARLVFEDIVTKNAVTWTTLITGYTHRRDSFGGLRAFRQMFMEEGELSPFSFSIAVSACASIGSSNLGKQVHAAVIHHGFESNLPVMNSILDMYCRCRCASEAKQVFSEMTQKDTITWNTLIAGFETLDSKESLCIFSQMVSEGTSPNCFTFTSVIAACANLAILYCGQQLHGGIIHRGLDNNLELSNALIDMYAKCGNVADSHKIFSGMPHTNLVSWTSMMIGYGAHGHGKEAVDLFNEMVRSGIKPDKIVFMAVLSACSHAGLVDEGLKYFRLMTSYYNVAPDRDIYACVVDLLGRAGRVNEAYELIENMPFKPDESIWVALLGACKKHKQPSMGKLAALKVLDMKPNKAGTYVLLSNIYAAEGNWADFASLRKLMRSTRSKKEVGRSWIELKNQVYSFVVGDRFPSSNDEVCEVLELLIRHMKDVGYVLDLDCSVHDLEDET; from the exons ATGGCATGTAGTAGAACCTTACTATCCTCAACTGGTTTCCGACCCATTCCATTATCTGTCCATAACTCTCTTCACTGCATTCAATTAAACACACCCTTTAGCCCCAAAGACTTAACCGGCTTAACCACCGATCTCATAAAGTCCTACTTCGACAAAGGCTCCATCGAAGAAGCACACACACTGTTCGATGAAATGCACCACCGAGATTTTATCGCTTGGACAGCCATGATCACTGGCTACGTCTCCTGCAATCAGTACACCCGTGCATGGAACGTGTTTTCTAATATGCTTAGAGATGGAGTGAAGCCCAATGCTTTCACTGTTTCTTCTGTTTTGAAGGCTTGTAAAGGTTTGAAAGCTCTTTCACGCGGGAAATCGGTTCATGGGTTGGCTATTAAGATTGGTACTCAAGGTTCGTCTATATATGTTGATAATGCACTTGTGGATATGTATGCTACTTGTTGTGATAGTATGGATGATGCAAGATTGGTTTTTGAGGATATCGTGACAAAAAATGCTGTCACTTGGACTACGTTGATCACTGGGTATACTCATAGACGTGATTCCTTTGGTGGTCTTCGAGCTTTTCGTCAAATGTTTATG GAGGAAGGAGAGCTGAGTCCCTTCAGCTTCTCAATTGCGGTTAGTGCTTGTGCCTCAATTGGCTCAAGTAATTTGGGTAAGCAAGTACATGCTGCAGTCATTCATCATGGATTTGAGTCCAATCTTCCTGTCATGAATTCCATACTGGACATGTATTGCAGGTGTCGTTGCGCATCTGAGGCAAAACAAGTATTCAGTGAAATGACTCAGAAAGATACAATCACATGGAATACTTTGATAGCTGGATTTGAAACACTGGATTCTAAAGAGTCtctctgcatattttcacaAATGGTGTCAGAAGGTACTAGTCCGAATTGCTTCACATTTACTAGTGTCATAGCTGCATGTGCAAACTTAGCAATATTGTATTGTGGGCAACAACTTCATGGTGGAATTATTCATAGAGGACTTGATAACAACTTGGAACTATCCAATGCCCTTATAGATATGTATGCCAAGTGTGGAAATGTAGCTgattcacataaaatatttagCGGAATGCCGCACACAAATTTGGTCTCATGGACTTCCATGATGATTGGATATGGTGCTCATGGACATGGAAAAGAGGCGGTTGATTTATTCAATGAGATGGTTAGATCAGGTATTAAACCTGATAAGATAGTGTTTATGGCAGTACTGAGTGCTTGCAGCCACGCCGGACTAGTGGACGAAGGCCTTAAATATTTTAGATTAATGACGAGCTATTATAATGTTGCACCTGATCGAGACATATATGCGTGTGTGGTGGATTTGCTTGGTCGTGCGGGAAGGGTAAACGAAGCTTATGAACTAATAGAGAATATGCCATTTAAGCCAGATGAGTCTATATGGGTAGCCCTTCTTGGAGCTTGTAAAAAACACAAACAACCAAGTATGGGAAAATTAGCAGCTTTGAAGGTTTTGGATATGAAGCCAAATAAGGCCGGAACTTACGTTCTGTTGTCAAATATTTATGCTGCTGAAGGTAATTGGGCCGATTTTGCCAGTTTGAGGAAGCTTATGAGAAGTACTAGAAGTAAGAAAGAGGTGGGGAGGAGCTGGATTGAATTGAAAAATCAGGTTTACAGTTTTGTTGTTGGAGATAGATTTCCTTCTTCAAATGATGAGGTGTGTGAAGTTCTTGAATTGTTGATTAGACATATGAAAGATGTAGGATATGTACTTGATTTAGATTGCTCTGTACATGACTTGGAAGATGAGACTTGA
- the LOC123888199 gene encoding probable metal-nicotianamine transporter YSL7 produces the protein MICPYIINISLLIGGILSWGVMWPLIEDKKGDWYPSDLKQSSLHGLQGYKVFIAISMILGDGLYNFVKVLGRTLYGLYNQVINSKKHSSVAPSHDLSPTLSFDDKRRTEMFLKDQIPSWFAISGYVIIAIISTVTIPYIFHQLKWYHILCIYIIGPALAFCNAYGCGLTDWSLASTYGKLAIFVICAWAGAANGGVIAGLAACGVMMNIVSTASDLMQDFKTGYMTLASPKSMFVSQIIGTAMGCIISPCVFWLFYHAFGTLGQPGSPYPAPYALVYRNIAILGVDGVSALPKNCLVLCCVFFAGAIIINLVRDLVGEKYAKFIPVPMAMAIPFYIGSYFAIDMCVGSLILFVWQKVDRAKADAFGSAVASGLICGDGIWSLPSSFLALGGVQPPICMKFLSRAANVKVDAFLGS, from the coding sequence ATGATATGTCCATATATAATCAATATATCACTACTCATTGGTGGAATTCTTTCTTGGGGTGTCATGTGGCCTCTCATCGAAGATAAAAAAGGAGATTGGTACCCTTCTGATCTCAAACAAAGCAGTTTACATGGTCTTCAAGGCTACAAAGTTTTCATAGCCATATCAATGATTCTTGGTGATGGTCTATACAACTTTGTCAAGGTTCTTGGCCGCACTCTTTACGGTTTGTATAACCAAGTTATTAACTCAAAAAAACACAGCAGTGTAGCACCCTCCCATGATCTCTCACCTACACTTTCATTCGATGACAAGCGCAGAACCGAGATGTTCCTCAAAGATCAAATCCCCTCTTGGTTTGCTATCTCGGGCTATGTCATAATTGCAATAATCTCAACAGTCACTATCCCCTACATTTTCCACCAGCTAAAGTGGTATCACATACTTTGCATTTACATCATTGGACCGGCACTGGCCTTTTGCAATGCCTATGGTTGTGGACTGACAGATTGGTCCCTTGCATCCACCTACGGAAAATTAGCCATCTTCGTTATCTGTGCTTGGGCAGGCGCAGCGAACGGCGGTGTCATAGCTGGTTTAGCAGCATGTGGTGTCATGATGAACATTGTTTCAACCGCTTCAGACCTTATGCAGGACTTTAAAACAGGTTACATGACATTGGCTTCCCCGAAATCCATGTTTGTGAGCCAAATTATTGGAACTGCTATGGGATGTATTATATCACCGTGTGTTTTCTGGCTATTCTACCATGCTTTCGGCACTCTTGGTCAACCCGGTTCACCGTACCCTGCACCTTATGCACTTGTTTATCGTAACATAGCTATACTAGGTGTGGACGGTGTCTCCGCTCTACCAAAAAACTGTCTTGTACTATGCTGCGTGTTTTTTGCTGGAGCGATAATTATTAATCTTGTTCGCGATTTGGTTGGAGAGAAATATGCAAAGTTTATTCCTGTTCCTATGGCTATGGCTATACCTTTCTACATTGGAAGCTATTTTGCTATTGATATGTGTGTTGGAAGCTTGATATTGTTTGTTTGGCAGAAGGTTGATAGGGCTAAGGCTGATGCATTTGGATCGGCTGTTGCTTCTGGTTTGATTTGTGGAGATGGCATTTGGTCACTTCCTAGCTCCTTTCTTGCTCTTGGTGGTGTGCAGCCTCCTATTTGCATGAAATTCTTGTCTAGAGCAGCAAATGTAAAGGTTGATGCCTTCTTAGGATCTTGA
- the LOC123888273 gene encoding protein AGENET DOMAIN (AGD)-CONTAINING P1 has product MAPKSKTRASSEASEFFKPGTLIEISSDDDGFRGSWFSGKILRRVSADKFMIEYDTLMEDDKGTKPLKETLKRHQLRPILPTETNREFKFGDEVDAYHNDGWWEGHITEELKDGRFAVYFRVSREQIVFTSEELRLHREWIDGKWVPPFPQQEDNDNDNETEKVKTKRVKAAETVTVEKDDFKFNEGALVEVCSDEDGFKGAWFCGTIVELKGKSKFVVEYDSLVDDDSKLLREEISILHVRPRPPITADVAEFKFLDEVDAFYNDGWWVGLVAKVLGDSKYVVYFRNSNEELEFQHSQLRLHQDWMDGKWVMASKALKV; this is encoded by the exons ATGGCACCCAAATCCAAAACACGCGCCTCCTCCGAAGCTTCTGAATTCTTCAAACCTGGAACCTTAATCGAAATCAGCTCCGACGACGACGGATTCCGCGGTTCTTGGTTCTCCGGCAAGATCCTCCGTCGCGTCTCCGCCGACAAATTCATGATCGAGTACGATACTTTGATGGAAGACGACAAAGGAACTAAACCTCTCAAAGAAACCCTGAAGCGTCACCAGCTCCGACCAATTCTCCCAACGGAGACTAACCGGGAATTCAAATTCGGCGATGAAGTTGATGCGTATCATAATGATGGATGGTGGGAAGGTCACATTACCGAGGAATTGAAGGATGGAAGATTCGCTGTGTATTTCAGAGTCTCAAGGGAGCAGATCGTGTTCACCAGCGAGGAACTCAGACTTCACCGTGAATGGATCGATGGAAAATGGGTTCCACCATTTCCACAACAG GaagataatgataatgataatgaaaCTGAGAAAGTGAAAACTAAGCGTGTGAAGGCTGCTGAAACTGTGACTGTAGAGAAGGATGATTTTAAGTTTAACGAAGGGGCGTTGGTTGAGGTTTGTAGCGACGAAGATGGTTTCAAAGGGGCTTGGTTTTGTGGCACCATTGTTGAGTTAAAGGGAAAATCTAAGTTTGTTGTTGAGTACGATAGCCTGGTTGATGATGATTCAAAACTATTGAGAGAGGAGATTAGTATCTTGCATGTCAGGCCTCGCCCTCCAATAACTGCTGATGTTGCTGAGTTCAAGTTTCTTGACGAAGTTGATGCTTTTTACAATGACGGTTGGTGGGTTGGTCTTGTTGCTAAGGTTCTTGGGGACTCGAAGTATGTTGTTTATTTCAGGAACTCTAATGAAGAGCTGGAGTTTCAGCATTCTCAGTTGAGGCTACATCAGGATTGGATGGATGGCAAATGGGTCATGGCTTCTAAG GCGTTGAAAGTTTGA
- the LOC123888350 gene encoding uncharacterized protein LOC123888350, producing the protein MSQLITEEIRAKAEVYQGDEICQVKSKELLLEINLPNGLLPLKDIEECGYHRESGFVWLKQKAGNTHKFEKVDRQVTYGTEVTAYVEVGKIKKLTGVKVKELLVWLPLHEIELDNPPTGKITFRAITGLFRTFPASAFELEDEVKDEKEENKDQVKEAEAPAATATATTAAPVEVNEV; encoded by the coding sequence atgtctCAGCTGATCACCGAAGAGATCAGAGCCAAAGCAGAAGTATACCAAGGAGATGAAATCTGCCAAGTGAAATCCAAGGAACTGCTCTTGGAAATAAACCTACCAAATGGCCTTTTACCTTTGAAAGACATTGAAGAATGTGGATATCATAGGGAGAGTGGATTTGTGTGGCTTAAGCAGAAAGCAGGCAATACTCACAAGTTTGAGAAAGTTGATAGGCAAGTGACCTATGGTACTGAAGTCACTGCCTATGTTGAGGTTGGTAAGATCAAGAAGCTAACTGGTGTGAAGGTGAAGGAGCTGTTGGTTTGGCTTCCACTGCATGAAATTGAATTGGATAATCCACCTACTGGCAAAATCACTTTCAGGGCCATTACTGGGCTTTTCAGGACATTCCCTGCCTCAGCTTTTGAACTAGAAGATGAAGTTAAGGATGAGAAGGAAGAAAACAAAGATCAAGTCAAAGAAGCAGAAGCACCTGCTGCTACTGCTACTGCTACTACTGCTGCTCCTGTTGAAGTCAATGAGGTCTGA